In one Tepidisphaeraceae bacterium genomic region, the following are encoded:
- a CDS encoding DEAD/DEAH box helicase: MKSRDEIVLEYVDQLPYPPYPVQEEALFAWASCDGGVLMSAPTGTGKTLVAEGALYEALHTGKAAYYSTPLIALTDQKFLELQDTAERWGFARDSVGLVTGHRTVNPDAPVKVVVAEVLLNRLLHPEAFDFANVGAVVMDEFHNFNDPQRGIVWELALSLLPGHVRVMLLSATVGAANEFVSWMARSLNRAVTLVEGTERKVPLVFEWIGDELLPDFMERIAQGTEAQRRTPALVFCFDRSICWDVAEVLKGKDLFAEGQRKLLLDRLEDFDFSIGSGNKLRTFLARGIGIHHAGLLPRYRRVIETLFQEKLLQVCVCTETLAAGLNLPARSTVLSTLVKGPKDKKKLIDPSTAQQIFGRAGRPQYDTEGHVFALAHEDDVKLAKWQVKYDSIPEDTKDPKLMVAKKALMKKKPTRRSGFTYWNAEQFVKLQTAPPARLTSRGRLTWRWLGYLLDANPAVEPIRDVIRRRLMDQPTIEAEIKRLTKMLVTLSQLNVVTLDPPPPLSWQQAVQPTAVPVVSTAPANDDSDEDDAPETKLAEPKQNVTELMGRLTIGDQMSAAVATAKPVAGKGGAKVGPPQPEPYEPRTATPSDKLKQLMVFRAVHPLYGLFLMDYVAKADDRELIQILESLLEMPGSVAKSLRVPRPDDLPPGPLTLEVIDPAVVTRGLAAHEDLYPPPPHEQEDVPPELRKYPIPLAQKVRMIFEADVDHAGGLFVTPVWAAGDLIEHGGDFDKFVRSRELVKQEGVLFKHLLRMILLCGEFARLTPPGVDSRDWKARLSAIADVLTNACRTVDPQSTDETLEELLDEL, from the coding sequence GTGAAGTCGCGCGATGAAATCGTTCTGGAGTACGTCGACCAGTTGCCCTACCCGCCCTACCCGGTGCAGGAGGAGGCGCTGTTCGCCTGGGCATCGTGCGACGGTGGCGTGCTGATGTCGGCCCCCACCGGCACGGGCAAAACGCTGGTCGCTGAAGGGGCTTTGTACGAGGCGCTGCACACCGGCAAAGCCGCGTACTACAGCACGCCGCTCATCGCGCTTACCGATCAAAAGTTCCTCGAACTGCAGGACACCGCCGAGCGCTGGGGCTTCGCCCGCGACAGCGTGGGACTCGTCACCGGGCATCGCACGGTCAACCCCGATGCGCCGGTGAAAGTCGTGGTGGCCGAGGTGCTGCTGAACCGCCTGCTGCATCCCGAAGCGTTCGACTTCGCGAACGTGGGCGCGGTGGTGATGGACGAGTTCCACAACTTCAACGACCCGCAGCGCGGCATCGTGTGGGAACTGGCGCTGTCGCTGTTGCCCGGCCACGTACGCGTGATGCTGCTGTCGGCGACGGTCGGAGCCGCCAACGAGTTCGTCAGCTGGATGGCGCGCAGCCTGAACCGGGCGGTGACGCTGGTCGAGGGAACCGAGCGCAAGGTGCCGCTGGTCTTCGAATGGATCGGCGACGAACTGCTGCCCGACTTTATGGAGCGCATCGCCCAAGGCACCGAGGCGCAACGCCGCACGCCCGCGCTCGTGTTTTGCTTCGACCGCAGCATCTGCTGGGACGTGGCGGAGGTGCTGAAGGGAAAGGACCTCTTCGCAGAAGGACAGCGCAAGTTGCTCCTCGATCGCTTGGAGGATTTCGACTTCTCCATCGGCTCCGGCAACAAGCTGCGCACGTTTTTGGCACGCGGCATCGGCATCCACCACGCGGGCCTGCTGCCGCGCTATAGGCGGGTGATCGAGACGCTGTTTCAGGAAAAGCTGCTTCAGGTCTGCGTCTGCACCGAAACGCTCGCTGCGGGCTTGAACCTGCCGGCACGATCGACGGTGCTAAGCACGCTCGTGAAGGGCCCGAAGGACAAGAAGAAGTTGATCGACCCCAGCACCGCCCAGCAGATCTTCGGCCGCGCCGGGCGGCCGCAGTACGACACCGAGGGGCACGTCTTCGCGCTGGCCCACGAAGACGACGTGAAGCTGGCCAAGTGGCAGGTGAAATACGACTCGATCCCCGAGGACACGAAGGACCCCAAGCTGATGGTGGCCAAGAAGGCCCTGATGAAGAAGAAGCCCACGCGGCGCAGCGGCTTCACGTACTGGAACGCCGAGCAATTCGTGAAGCTCCAGACCGCCCCACCGGCGCGCCTGACCAGCCGTGGGCGATTGACCTGGCGCTGGCTGGGCTACCTGCTGGATGCCAACCCCGCCGTCGAGCCGATCCGCGACGTCATCCGCCGGCGGCTGATGGACCAGCCGACGATCGAGGCCGAGATCAAACGGCTGACGAAGATGCTGGTGACGCTCAGCCAACTGAACGTCGTCACGCTCGATCCACCCCCGCCGCTCAGTTGGCAGCAGGCCGTTCAACCGACGGCCGTGCCCGTCGTGTCGACCGCACCCGCAAACGACGATTCGGACGAAGACGACGCGCCTGAAACGAAGTTGGCAGAACCGAAGCAAAACGTCACCGAGCTGATGGGCCGTCTGACGATCGGCGATCAGATGAGCGCCGCCGTCGCCACCGCCAAACCAGTCGCGGGCAAAGGTGGCGCGAAGGTAGGCCCACCACAGCCCGAGCCGTACGAGCCGCGCACCGCCACGCCATCAGACAAGCTGAAGCAGTTGATGGTCTTCCGCGCCGTGCATCCGCTGTACGGCCTGTTCTTAATGGACTACGTCGCCAAGGCCGACGATCGCGAGCTGATCCAGATCCTCGAAAGCCTTTTAGAGATGCCGGGCTCGGTCGCGAAATCGCTGCGCGTGCCGCGGCCCGACGATCTGCCCCCCGGCCCGCTCACGCTTGAAGTGATCGACCCCGCGGTCGTCACGCGTGGGCTGGCGGCGCACGAGGATTTGTATCCACCGCCGCCGCACGAGCAGGAAGATGTGCCGCCGGAGCTGCGCAAGTACCCGATCCCGCTGGCGCAGAAGGTGCGCATGATCTTCGAGGCCGACGTCGACCACGCCGGGGGGTTGTTCGTTACCCCCGTCTGGGCCGCGGGCGACCTCATCGAACATGGCGGCGACTTCGACAAGTTCGTCCGCTCGCGCGAACTGGTGAAGCAGGAAGGCGTGCTCTTCAAGCACCTGCTCCGCATGATCCTCCTCTGCGGCGAGTTCGCCCGCCTTACGCCGCCCGGCGTCGATTCGCGGGACTGGAAGGCCCGTTTGTCGGCCATCGCGGATGTGCTGACCAACGCCTGTCGCACGGTCGATCCGCAGTCGACGGATGAGACGTTGGAAGAGTTGCTGGATGAGTTGTGA
- a CDS encoding sugar phosphate isomerase/epimerase family protein, with amino-acid sequence MQIHQHDIGLCSWSLGTTTAGEIIDALKAVGLSHVQLGLSPYVEDETTATRDAAAFKAAGITIASGMIGFAGEDYATIDRIRETGGFLPDDLADERIARAIGAAKIGKSAFGITRVSMHAGFLPTGDSPQYAVVMKRLRTVADAFAAEGVELLFETGQETADHLAHFLTDLNRPNVKANFDPANMILYGAGDPISAVRTLGRFIGQVHVKDATPSDRPGETWGEEVPVGSGAVDWTKFLDALKAIDYRGPLVIEREAGATRIADMKAAVDVLQRA; translated from the coding sequence ATGCAGATCCACCAACACGACATCGGCCTTTGCAGCTGGTCCCTCGGCACGACGACGGCGGGGGAGATCATCGACGCGCTGAAGGCCGTCGGCCTGTCGCACGTGCAGTTGGGGTTGTCGCCTTACGTGGAGGATGAGACGACGGCCACGCGCGACGCGGCGGCGTTCAAGGCCGCGGGCATCACGATCGCATCGGGCATGATCGGCTTCGCCGGCGAGGACTACGCGACCATCGACCGCATCCGTGAGACGGGCGGCTTTCTGCCCGACGACTTGGCCGACGAGCGCATCGCCCGGGCGATTGGTGCAGCGAAGATCGGGAAGAGCGCGTTCGGCATCACGCGCGTCTCCATGCACGCCGGCTTCCTGCCCACGGGCGATTCGCCGCAGTACGCCGTCGTGATGAAACGCCTGCGCACCGTCGCCGACGCCTTCGCAGCGGAAGGCGTGGAACTGCTCTTCGAGACCGGCCAGGAGACGGCCGACCATCTGGCCCATTTCCTGACCGACCTGAACCGCCCCAACGTGAAGGCCAACTTCGACCCCGCGAATATGATCCTCTACGGCGCCGGCGACCCGATTAGCGCGGTGCGAACGCTGGGGCGATTCATTGGTCAGGTGCACGTGAAGGACGCCACGCCCTCCGATCGCCCTGGGGAAACGTGGGGCGAGGAAGTGCCCGTGGGCAGCGGGGCGGTGGATTGGACGAAGTTTCTGGATGCGCTAAAGGCGATCGACTATCGCGGCCCGCTCGTCATCGAACGCGAAGCCGGAGCGACGCGCATCGCCGACATGAAGGCGGCCGTCGACGTGCTACAGCGAGCGTGA